The following are encoded in a window of Megalops cyprinoides isolate fMegCyp1 chromosome 16, fMegCyp1.pri, whole genome shotgun sequence genomic DNA:
- the LOC118791562 gene encoding alpha-2,8-sialyltransferase 8E-like, with translation MLQCLKRHPNFMTMKTLKSVQNYTEFFMEVQTVMDCPRESNFTKQELYRMELRFCCNASQRLFLTQENTRVGQRITYEAERAFTKTVDQEVFHMLPKTAPWWTESNLQRCAVVGNGGILRNSSCGDEIDSADFIIRLNLPPMNYSSDIGVMTHLVTINPSQITNSFRGLKYSRKSFVKQAASYGRAALMTAAFSYTANTDIAFRVLHTMRDMRPQQEVLFINPDYLFNLDRFWRQKGHAAIRLSSGFMLVNTALELCQKVDLYGFWPFSVTPQQQSLLHHYYDNVGPVKGVHQMTEEFLRLLQMHNEGVLQVHVGECH, from the exons ATGCTGCAGTGCCTTAAACGGCACCCCAACTTTATGACCATGAAGACTCTGAAGAG TGTACAGAATTACACCGAGTTCTTCATGGAGGTGCAGACGGTGATGGACTGCCCACGGGAGAGCAACTTCACCAAGCAAGAACTTTATAG GATGGAGTTGCGCTTCTGCTGCAATGCCAGTCAGAGACTGTTCCTGACGCAGGAGAACACACGGGTGGGTCAGCGCATCACTTACGAAGCAGAGAGGGCGTTCACCAAAACTGTGGACCAGGAGGTCTTCCACATGCTACCAAAG ACTGCCCCATGGTGGACAGAAAGTAATCTTCAGCGCTGTGCGGTGGTGGGGAACGGGGGGATTCTCaggaacagcagctgtgggGACGAGATTGACTCCGCCGACTTCATCATCAG GTTGAATTTGCCTCCGATGAACTACAGCTCTGATATTGGTGTCATGACCCACCTGGTAACAATCAACCCTTCTCAGATTACCAACAG CTTCAGGGGCCTTAAGTACTCACGGAAGAGCTTTGTGAAGCAGGCGGCCTCGTATGGGCGCGCCGCCTTGATGACGGCTGCTTTCTCATACACGGCCAACACGGACATCGCCTTCCGTGTCCTCCACACCATGAGGGACATGAGGCCCCAGCAGGAGGTGCTGTTCATAAACCCAGACTATCTATTCAATCTGGACCGCTTCTGGCGGCAGAAAGGGCACGCGGCGATACGCCTGTCCTCAGGGTTCATGCTGGTAAACACAGCCCTGGAGCTGTGCCAGAAGGTGGACCTCTACGGCTTCTGGCCCTTCAGCGTCACCCCTCAGCAGCAGAGTCTGCTGCATCACTACTACGACAACGTTGGGCCGGTGAAAGGGGTGCATCAAATGACGGAAGAATTCCTGAGGCTGCTGCAGATGCATAATGAGGGGGTGCTGCAGGTGCACGTCGGAGAGTGCCACTGA